GCCAGGCACGGCGCTCCCGCCTTCGAGGCGCCTGGCAGCCGATCTCGGGGTCTCGCGTGGGGTCGTGGTCGACGCGTACGAGGAGTTGGTCGCCGAAGCGTGGCTCGACTCGAGGCCCGGCTCCGGCACCCGCGTGGCCGACGCGGCGCGAGGCGTTCCCGAGCCGCCCGCTGCCTCGCTGGCGCGCACACCTGGACCGAGATGGGATCTCCGGCCCGGTCAACCAGATCTGTCGCGCTACCCCCAACAAGAGTGGCTCGCCAGCGCGCGGCGGGGGCTGCGGGGTCTCCCGTGGACCGATCTGGGCTACGGCGACCCGCGCGGCCTCGCCTCCACCCGCGACGCGGTCCTGGCCTATCTGGGCCGCGTCCGGCGGGTCACGGCCACACCGGACGGCGTGCTGATCTGCAGCGGGTTGGCCCACGGGCTCGCGTTGATCGCGCGCTGGCTGGTGCGGCGGGGGACCGACACGATCGCGGTGGAGGACCCTGGCTCGTACAACCAGCGCACCTTGCTGGAGGCCAATGGCCTCCGGGTCAAGGGGGTCGCGGTCGACGACGGCGGGATCGACACGGCGGCGCTGCGTGCTGCCAAGTGCCGGGCGGTGCTCGTGACGCCGGCGCACCAGTTCCCGACTGGGGTCGTCCTCGCACCCGAGCGCCGTCAGCAGCTGGTGGCTTGGGCGCGGGAGGTCGACGGGGTCGTGATCGAAGACGACTACGACGCCGAGTACCGCTATGACCGGGCCCCCGTCGGCTCGCTGCAACCGCTGGCGCCCGAGCGGGTGATGCACGGCGGCTCGCTGTCGAAGAGCCTCGCGCCGGGGTTGCGGCTCGGGTGGCTCGTGGGTCCCGACCAGTGGATCGCCGAGCTCGCCGACCTCCGGTGGGTCGACGATCTGTCGCCGGCCGTTCCCGCCCAAGTGGCCTTGGGCGAGTTCCTGCGCGACGGCGGGCTCGACCGACACCTGCGTCGCACCCGATCGGAGTACCGGCGGCGCCGCGACGCGCTGGTGGCCGCGATCCGTCGCCGGCTGCCTGACTCGGAAGTACTCGGGGCCTCGGCCGGGCTCCACGTCGTCGTGACGCTGCCCGACGACGTGGAAGAAGCGGCGGTCGTGGCGGCGGCGCGGGCCGCAGGAGTCGAAGTGCGCTCGCTGGCCCGGTACCGCATGAAGCCCGGACCACCCGCCCTGGTGCTGGGCTACGCCGCGCTCACGCCGGGATCGCTGCGTCGCGCCGCCGCAGCCCTCGCGGAGGCGGTCGAGGTGTCGCGTGGCCGATCCGGTCGTCCGGCCGGCAGCCCGCGCACGTCGTCGGCACCGCTGCCCTCGACGCCGGACGGCACCCGCCGCACGCGCTCCGGCCCGGCGGGCTGAGCGCGGGGCACCGACGCCTGGGCGGCGCAGTACCGTGCCGCCATGGCGATCACGGCTGCGATGCAATCGATTCTCGACGGTGCGGAAGCGGCCGCGGGCGACGTGACCGCGCTGCGACGCAAACTGCACCGCCGACCGGAGCTCGGCCTGCAGTTGCCCGAGACCCAGGCTGCGGTGCTCGAGGCGCTCCAAGGGCTGCCCCTCGAGGTCGGTACCGGTGAGCGGACGACGTCGGTGATCGCGACCCTGGAGGGCGCCCACGCCGGTCCGACGATCGTGTTGCGCGGCGACATGGATGCACTCCCGCTGCAGGAGGACACGGGCCTCGACTTCGCCTCGGAGCTCGACGGTCGCATGCACGCGTGCGGGCATGACGCCCACACCGCCATGCTCGTCGGTGCCCTGCATGTCCTGGCAGGCCGGCGTGACGAGCTGCACGGTCGCGTGATGGCCATGTTCCAGCCAGGGGAGGAGGGGTTCAACGGCGCCTCGCTGATGATCTCCGAAGGCCTGCTCGACCTGCCCGACGGCACGAGGGACCCCACGATCACCGGCGCGTTCGCGATCCACATCACCCCGTCGGCGCCGACCGGTTTCGTGGTCGGCAAGGGCGGCACCATGCTCGCGTCGGCCGACGAGTTCACCGTGACGGTCCACGGGCGGGGTGGGCACGGCTCGCTGCCCCACCAGGCGCTCGACCCGATTCCGATCGCCTGCGAGATCGTCATGGCGCTGCAGGCCGCGGTCACCCGGCGAGTCGACGTGTTCGACCCCGTGATCATCTCGGTGTGCGAGCTGCACGCAGGCACCACCACCAACGTGATCCCCCCCGATGCGCGGATCCGCGGCACGATACGAGCGACGTCGAACAAGGCCCGCGACCACGCACACCGCCTGGTCGGCGAAGTGGCGTCGGGGGTCGCTGCCGCGCATGGGGCCACCGCCGAGGTGGTGATCGACGCGGGTTACCGCGTGACGTCGAACCACGGGGGGTTCGTGCAGGGCGTGGCCGAGGTCGCCCGTGACCTCCTCGGTGACAAGCGGGTCGCGATCCCGGTGCCCAATCCGGTCATGGGCGCGGAGGACTTCGGCGAGGTCCTCGACCGCGTCCCGGGCTGCATGGTGTTTCTCGGCGCCTGCCCACCCGGCATGGATCCCGCCACGGCGCCCTCGAACCATTCGAACCTGATGCAGCTCGACGAGGCGGCCCTCCCGCTCGGCGTCGCGCTGCACGCGGCGGTCGCACTGCGTCACCTGTCGGCGGCGCCCGGCGGCGGGCTGGCCGCCGCCACCTGATCGGCCGAAGGGCCGTCACGGCGACGAACGGCGCTGGCCTGGCCACTGCCTGAGGCAGACTGGTCTGGCCCGCAGCGCATCTGGAGACCTTCGACTGGTGGCCACGCCCGGCACTTCTTTTCCTCAAGGCAACCAACGCATCCCCGGCTACGAGCTCCGCCGGCAGCTCGCGCACGGCGGGTTCAGCCAGGTGTACGAGGCGTACCAGCCAGCCTACGACCGCACGGTCGCCGTGAAAGTGCTCACGGTCGACCTCACCGACCATCGGTCGCAGCAGCGCTTCACCCGTGAGATCCAGGCGACCGGTCGGCTCACCGGGCATCCGTACATCGTCACGGTCCTCGATGCCGGCTTCACCAGCGACGGTCAGGCCTATCTCGCCATGCCGTTCCTGTCGGGCTCGACCGCCGACCGTCTGGTGAGCCAAGGGCCTCTGCCGGTCCCTGACGTGTTGGACATCGGCATCAAAATGGCGGGTGCGCTCGAGACGGCGCACCGTCACGGGATCCTCCACCGTGACGTCAAGCCGGGGAACATCTTGATGTCGGCCTATGGAGAACCCGCGCTGGCCGACTTCGGGATCGCGGTGGTCGATCGCGGGCGGCAGGAATCCGTCACCCTCGGCGCGCTGACACCTGACCACGCACCTCCGGAAGTCATCGACAACGAGCCGACGACCACCGCGTCCGATGTGTATTCGCTGGCCTCCACCCTGTACACGCTGCTCTCGGGTCGGCCGCCGTTCTGGGTGGAAGACGATGGCTCGGTGCTCGGTCTGTTGCGCCGCATCCTGTCGGCTCCCGTGCCGAGGATCGGTCGGCCCGACATTCCCGCCGCGCTCGAGGCGGCGCTCGAGACGGCGATGGCCAAGCGACCCGAGGATCGCTACCCCGGCGCGCTGGCGTTCGGCGAGGCGCTCCAGGAGGCGCAACGGACGGTCGGCCTCCCGGTCACCGAAGTGGTGTGGGGCGATCGGGTGGCACCTCCGAGCCCGCCGGGCGCCGGGACCGGTGCGGAGGCACGGCCTGTGCCGTCGGGTGCCACCGGCGATGACACCTCTCTCGTGGGCACGGTGGACACGCCGACCGTGCGGCCCGGCCGGTCCTCGGTGGCATCGCCAGGGCTCCCACTGCCAGCTGGACCGCCCGTCGCTGCTGATCCACCGCCCGTCGCTGCTGATCAACCGCCCGTCGCTGCTGATCAACCGCCCGTCGCTGCCGCGGCGGCGTCCGCTGGCAGCGGTGCCGGCACCCCGACGCCCACTGGCGCCCAAGAGGCCGGTGCCACGCATGCCGGCGCGGGTGGCGCCAGCCCCTGGGCCCGGCCGGGCTCCTATCAAGGCAGCGACACCGTCGTCGTCGGCCGTCAGCGCCCACGGGGCGAGCCAGCGACCAGCGACGGCGGCGACGAGGAAGCGAACAGCCGCCGTTGGCTCGTTGCAGGGATTGGCGCAGTGGTGGTCGTCGGGCTCGTGGTGGGCGGTCTCTTGTTGTTCCGCGACAAGGGCAACAAGCCGGTCCCGACCACCGCCCGCAAGGTGGCGACCGTGTGGCATTCGGTGGCGCCGTTCAAGGCGGTGCGAGACGCCAACGGCACAGGTGTGCGGCTGACGTGGAAGGACACCAACACCAAAGCGCAGTACGTGGTGACCGCGGATCCGCAGGTCGCCGACCGCGGGTCGATCCAGACTGACGCCCGCGACCACACGCACATCGTGGGCCTCGTCCCGGGCACGCAGTACTGCTTCATCCTCATCGGGTTCCGTGACATCAACGCCGAGCCCCACCAGCTCGGCCAAGCGTGCATCCCGGCGGCCAAGGTCCAAAGGGCCCCCACGCCGTAGCCCCCGCAGAACCCCCCTGCTGTGAGCAGTTGACCACCTGGGAGGTGGTCAACTGCTCACAGCTCGGCGGGGTTGTGGCGGTGTCGGGTGGTGCCGCCGCGTGAATGGCGGCGGGCGGCGTGGTAGGCGTCGACGTGGGTCCACGCCTCGGCGGCGTCGGCGGGCGACGGGCCGCCGCGGCGGAACATCGTGCGGTTGACCAGGTCGGCGAAGTCCGCCACGGGACGTCCGCTCTCCGGTGGGAGGTTGGCCGACGCCGTGGCCTGCAGCGCGGCGGCGCCAGTGGAGGGCGGTACCTCGATCCCGTCGCGGCGCAGGGCCTCGGTCACCTCCTGCCAGGCCCCTCGCAGTTGCACGAGCGGGTCGCGGTGCCGGCGCCGGCGGATGGCTCGTCTCCGGCGCACCGCGAGCCGGCCACCGAGCAGGCCGAGCGCCGCGACCACGAGCGCCCCCAGCGCGACCAGGGCCCACCACCAACTGGATCCGTGCGACCGGAGCGATCTGCGATGCGGCGTAGCCGGCGTGCGCTTGGCAGTGCTCGTGTCGCCTTGGTTGGTGTGGACCGCATCGGACGCGTCGTGCGCGCCTGGCGGGTCGGTCTGACGTTGGCTCGCGGTCTTCGCGGGGCCCGGGTCGGGGTCGAACGCGGTCCAGCCGACTCCTTGGAGGTCGACCTCGGGCCAGGCTGTCGCGTCGCCGGCCCGGACCCGGTACATCCCGCCGGCGTCGGGCTGGGGTGTGTGGAACCCGACCACGACCCGGGTCGGCAGACCGATCGAGCGCGCCATGACGGCGTAAGTGGCAGCGAACTGCTCCGGCGTACCGAGGAAGTCGCCACGGGCCTGGTCGACGAGGTACGTGAGGTTCCCGTACGCGTGGCCGCTCGGCGCGCCCGTGCCGGGCTTGGGCAGCCGGAAGCGGGCCTGAAGGTACAGCTGCAGTGCCTTGGCCCGCTCGGCCGGCGAGTTGGCGCCGCGCACGGCGACTTGGGCGAGCTGGCCGAGTGCGCTCGGGACGGGTTGGGGCAGCCTCAGGTCGGCGGCGTCGCGCGTCACTGGCGCGGTCTGGATCTGGGCAGCCGTGGGCTCCGGGACGCTGGCCTGGACGGTGTAGCGGCGGGCGGTGACCTCACCCTTGGCGACCGCGGCGACCTGGTGGATCCCGTCCCAGGCGGCCGGGATCCCCGACAGTGCGGCCGCGCCGTCGGGGATCGGCAACCAGATCCCGTCGAGCTTGCCGACGCGGATGGTGAGCGTCACGTCCCGCCGCGCCACCGACAGATGCGGACCCGGCGGGAGGCGTTGGCCCGCGGCCACGTAGTCGGCCGCCGTCGACCACTCCGTGCCGTCGTAGCGGTCGAGCACGACTTGACGCAGCCGCGGCGGCGGGTCGCCGTCTGCACGGAACGTGAACAGCACCGGGTCGGGTTGTTCGATCCGCAAGGAGAGCTGCGTCAGCGGGTTGATGGCCGACTGGGGCGGCGGGTCCAGGCGCCGGTGCTCGCGGGGGTCGACCGGGTTGGCGCGCGCTGCACCTGGAAGGTGCGGCGCGGCCAGCACGGCGACGAGTGCGAGGGCGACGGCGGCCGGGACCCCCCGCAGGAGCCGCCTGGCCGCGAAGACCGGCAGCCCCGCAGCGCTCGAAGGCTGGGGCAGAGAGCGGACGAGGACGATCGCCGCCGCTGCGAGGACGGTGACGACCACGGCGGTCCGCGACCACGTGCCGGTGGCGATGACGAAGGCCTGCGTGGTGACGAGCGCGAGCACCGGAGGGACCGTCGGCGCCACCGACGACCTGGTCCGGTGCGCGAGCTCGGTACCGATCCACCCTGACAGTGCCGCGAGCCCGAAGGGCACGAACAGCAGGGCCGGCGACGGGTCGGCCGGGAGTGCGGCGGTGAGGATGCGAGCCCAGCCGTTCTGGAAGCCGTCGCCGAGCGCGTGGAGCGTGGCACCGGTCGGAAAGATCGCCGCGGCCGTCGTCGAGCGGAACACGGCCGGCCCCGATGCGACGGCTGCGGCCGCAGCAGCCACGGTCGAACTGACCAGCAGACGGACACGGGGCGGTCGCAGCAGCGCGATGACCGTGGCGGGCACGATCGCTCCGATGAGCACAGGTCGCCACAAGGGGCGGGCTCCGAAGACCGGGGTCATGGCGAGGCCGGCAGCCGCGGAGGCGACGATGACCAGGAACGTGCTGGCGCCGGCCCGCCGCCCTTCGGCCGCGCCCGCCGAGCGCCTTGGTGGCTCGGACGCCGGCCCGCTCACCGTGGAGGTCGATGCCATCACCGCACCGCCACTTCGGCCCAGGCGGCGGCGATCGCCGCGCCGTCGGCGCCTTGGGCCTCGACCACGCCCGGCCGCCGGGGCAGCACGCTCGTCGCGCCGGGACGCACGACGACGTAGACGACGCGGTCGAACGAGCTCCGCAAGCCCGCCAAGCGCCCGCGGGCCGCATCGGCGACCGAGCCGGTCACGACCACGAGCGTGCCGGATCCCCGTCCTCGGCGGAGGTCGTCGAGGGACCGCGCGAGGGCATGTCCCTCGGTCGGCTGCACCGCGGCGAGCTCGTCGAGAAAGGCATCGGGGGATACCCACGTCGTGCCGTCGCCCACCTCGAGCCGCCGGGTCGACGCGAGGCGCGCAGGGAATCCGGCGAGCGCGACCGACGACAGCACCGATGCGGTGACATCGACGGCTTCCTCGAACTGCTCGGCGTCGTAGGCAGCCGGCGACAAGTCGAGCAGGACGGTGGTGTCCGGCCTGCTGGTGTCGACGTGCTCGCGGACCATCAACGTGCCGGTCTTGGCGGTGGACCGCCAGTGGATGTGGCGCAGATCGTCGCCGCGCACGTACTCGCGCAACGCATGGAACGTGATGCTGCCGGTGGGAACCGTGTCGGCCATCGGTCCTTCGAGGCTCGGCGACCGGCGTGTGGGCAACAGGGGCAGCGGGTGGAGTCGGGGCCGGACCCACAACGTGGCTTCGCCGCCGAGTGCCTGATCCCGGCGCACCAACCCGAAGGGATCGGCGTGCTCGACCCGCAGCGGTCCGATCTGGTGCACGCCACGCCGATCGGTGGGCAGCGGCACCTCGATCGTGGCGGTCGCCCGACCGGCCAACCGCGGCACCATGATCGGCACCCGTTGGGCACCGACACGGTCCTCGGCCAACATGCGCGGGCTGGGCCACGTCGAACGGTTGCGGATCCGCAGCGTGGCCCGGGCGGCGTCGCCCCGGGCGACCCGGCTGCTGGTGAGCTCCCTGGCGACTTCGAGATCGTGGCGGCGCAGCACCCAGACGACGGCGCTGGCGGCGGCGAGCAGGCCCACCGCCGCGATCGCGACGAGCGGGGTCCATCCGAGGATCCACCCGGCGAGGTACAGCGCCACCGAGCCGCTGAGGACGGCAGCACCCGCCTTGGTGATCACCGGACCACCGGGGTCAAGCGCGCCCGGCCGCCTGTGGAGTCGGGACCTTCTCCACGACCGCGTCGATCAACTGTTGGGTGGTCACACCCTGGAGCTCGGCTTGGGGCTGCAACAGCATCCGGTGGGCGAGCACCGCAGCGGCCAGCGCCTTGGCGTCTTCGGGCACGACGTAGTCGCGCCCGTCTGCGGCGGCACGGGCACGGCAGGCCCGCATCAGGGCGAGCGATCCGCGGGGGCTCGCACCGAGGCGCACCTCGGGCAGCTCGCGGGTGCCGGCCACGAGCGTCACGAGGTAGCTCCGGACCGCGGGGGCGACATAGACCTCGTTGGCCACCCTCGTCATGAGGCGCACGTCGTCAATGGACAGCACCGGCGTGACCTGATCGAGCGGTGACCGGCCGCCTTGTTGGCCATCGAGCACCTCGATCTCGGCCGCGTGGCTGGGATAGCCGACCGAGGCGCGCAACAAGAAGCGATCGAGCTGCGCTTCCGGGAGGCGATACGTGCCGTCCATGTCGACGGGGTTCTGGGTGGCGATCACCATGAACGGGCGCGGCACGGCGCGCGAGGCGGACTCGACCGTGACCTGCCGTTCCTCCATCACCTCGAGCAAGGCGGACTGGGTCTTGGGCGACGCGCGGTTGATCTCGTCGGCCAGTACCACGTTGGCGAACACGGGTCCGGGGTGGAACTCGAACTCGCGCGTCCCCTGGTTCCAGATCGACACGCCGGTGACATCGGACGGCAGCAGGTCGGGGGTGAACTGGATCCGGTGCCACGACGCGTCGATCGTCGAGGCGATGGCGCGAGCGAGCGAGGTCTTGCCCACCCCCGGCACGTCCTCGAGCAGGAGGTGGCCCTCGGCGAACATGCACACGAGCGCAAGGGCGACGACGTCGGGTTTGCCCCGGATCACGTCCTGGACGCTGTCGGCCACCAGGCGGAATCGGTCGGCGAACCAGGCAGACCGGTCGCCGGCAGACGAGTGGTGGGGGGCAGACGGTGCGTACTCGGGCATGGGAGCGCGTGGGCCTTCAGGTTCGGGGCGAGGTGGGGGGCCGCGGGATGCTCACGACCCCACGTAGACGAAGCGGGCGTCGGAGATCGCGAGATACACGGCGACGTTCTGGCCGCTGCAGTTGAAGATGGTGTTGTTGTCGCTGACCCGCACCGTGTTGCTGCCCGCACCGAGCTTCACGGTGCCGAGGTTGAGCCAACCGGGCCCGCCGCCGGTGACCACGCTCGACCCGTTGGGAAGGGTGTAGCGGGTGCCGTTGACCAGCCCGGTGTCGCCACGGGGGTCATTCGCGCCGCCGGGGACCCGAACCTCGATCTTCCAGCGCCCCGCCGAGGGGATCGACGCCGTCCAACTTGCGCCGGTGTGCTGTGAGTTGTTGCCGGCGGCCCGGCAGCCGCCGAGCCAGTTGACGGTGCTCGCGCCACCGTTCATCTGGAAGTAGTTGTAGTAGACGTGCGTGCCGCCGCCGGAGGCCCACTTCTGACCCGTTCTCGGCCCGATCCACGAGAACCCCCGGCCCTTGAAGCCGATGGTGATGGTGGTCCCGGGCGCCGGGCCCGGCTGGTCGACGTTGGCCGACGCCGACCCTGCAGGTCCTTGGCCGGCCGCGTTGACCGCTGACGCGGTCCACGTGTACTTCTGGCCGGCGGCCACCGTGACGCGGAGGTTGGCGTTTCCCTTTGGCCCGGCCGCCACCACGTTCGGTGTGCCGGCGCCCGTCAGGCGGTACTTGGTGATGGGGCTTCCGCCGTTGCCACTTGCCCGGATCTGCAAGGTGACCGACGCCGTGTTGCCGTTGGGCTTCGATGCGGTGGCCGTCACCGTGGGCGCGGCCGGTTTGCCGATGGGGGTCACCGCGGCCGAGGGGTCGGAGGTGGCCGAGGTGCCGTTGGCCGCATTGGCGGTGATCGTGACCCGGTAGGCAGTCCCGTTGGCAAGGTTGGCGATCGCGGCGGGACTGGTGGACGCGGTGGCGGTGACCGATCCACTGCCGCCGGCTGCCGGGGTGGCCGTCAACGTGTAGCCGGTGACGGCGCTCGCGGGCTCCGTCGTGGACCCGGTTGGTTGGCTCCACGTGACGTGGATGGCGCCATCGCCCGCCGCGGCTTGCTGGATGACCGGTTTGTGGGGGACGCCGGCGCGGGGGGTCACGGGCGCCGACTGGCCAGCCGGGCTGTCGCCGCTGCTGGTGTTGGCCACGACCGTGACGGTGTACGTCGTGCCGTTCTTCAGGTGCGCGAACGACGTGGATGCCGAGGTCGCAGCCACGCGTCGAACGGCTGATCCCTTGGGGGGAGCCGGGTCGAGCGTGACCGTGTAACCCGTGAGGATCGCGCCGTTGGTGGCCACCGACCAGGTGGCGCTGACGTTGGCATCGCCGGCGTTGGCCGTGACCGTCGGCGTGCCGGGCGGTTGGTGGGTGGGCAGGGTCGGCAACGGCTGGTTGGACCCCGTGCGGGTGGGCCCGGGCGTCGGCAGCGGCGTGGGCGCAGGCGGACCGGAGCTGGGCCCGCCGAGGTACACGGGCTGCGGGCTGGGTGGGGTGACGGACGTGGGTGCTGGTGCCAGACCAGGAAGGTTGTCGTGGTACTTCGAGATCGAGTGACGGTTCCCGTGCTGGTCGATCACCAGGGCTTGTGAGCCGTCGGCGTCGTTGGCCCACAGGTTGCCATTGGCCACGAACAGGTCGAAGCGCCCGGCACGGTCGAGGAAGGGGATCCGTGCTCGCAGGCCGCCCGTGCTGGTGTCGATCTGGACGAGGCCGCCGGTCGAGTAGTCGGGCAAGTACACCTGCCCGCCCACCTGCTGGGGTGCACCGAGGTCGTGTCCGGCGAGCTCGGGTGCGCGGACGTCGCTCACCTGCTCGCTGTTCGGTTCGTACTTGATGAGGCGACGCGCGCCGGGTGCGACGAGGTACACGGGCCCTGTGCGATCGGAGGGTGCGGCCAGGACCTCGCCCGTGACCCCGGTGGCGACCAGGTGCACGTCACCGTCGCCGACGGTGCCGACCTTCCCGCTGGTCTCGTCGACCACGACGATCAGCGACCCCGAGCGGGTGAGGTGCGCTTGGTCACCGAGCTGGCCGTAGTGGTGCGTGCCGGCAATGCGCGCCGCCCTGATCGACACGATCGAACCCTTGGCCGGCACGGCGGCCCATGCGGTGCCGGTGTCGTCGACGATGATCGAGCTGATTGATCCGCCGAGGTCCACCACCCGCCCCTGCGGTCGCAACGTCTGCCCGTCGAGTGAGCGGACCTCCCCCTTGCCCTGGTCGACTGCGTACGCGTGGCCGCCGCCGACGACCACGGTGAACGCCGCGCTGCCGTACGACTGGGCCGTGCCCGCCGCCAAGTTCCGGGTGTCGATGCGCCGCACGTTGCCCGAGGCATCGCGCACCACGACGAAATCGCCGTCCTGGACGATCTGCAGCTGGCCCTTCTTGCCGACGTCGACGCCGGCATCGGGTTTGCCCGTGGCGCCGTTCACGCGCACGACCTGACCACGCTTGTTGCTGGCGAGCCACGCGTTGCCGCTGAACAGATCGAGGCGATTGGGGCTGTGGCCGTGACCGAAGGTGAGGGCGATGGCCGAGGCGACCAACATGCTGGCCGCACCAAACGCAGTGGGTTTGCGACCGAACGGGCGATGGAGGAAGCGCATGAGGGACCGCGACGTGGTGGATTGATGTGAGAGACGCGCTCGCGCCTCGAAATGGCCCGCAACGCCAATGTAGCCTGCCCACCACTGACGGTGCCCAAACCCTCCGGATGGGTGCTCGCCGGGCGCGCCCGCCGCTACCGGCGGCCGGCGGCAGGTCGCTGGCTACAAGCGGGCTGCCGCAGCTGGATCGACCAGCCACAGGACCCGGTCGGCGCGCACGCGGGCCGCGGGCAGGTCTTCGCCCGCGCTGATCCGACCGAGCGCCGCGGCCTTCTCCTCGCCTTCGACCGTCAGCACCACGACGCGTCCGCGGGCGATGCCACCGAAGGTCAGCGTCATGCGCGGGTGTGGGTTGTGGCCGAACGGGTCGTCGTTCATCGTCACCAGACGGCCGGGATCGGCCTCGAGCCCGGTGGAGTGCGGGAACAGCGATGCGGTGTGCCCATCGGGGCCCACGCCGAGGTGGATGAAGTCGAGCTGGCCCAGGGCTCCGATGCGGAGCTGGTAGTCGTCCGGACCGTCGCCGCAACGCATCAGGTGCGTGGCGTTGGCGGCGCCGAC
The sequence above is a segment of the Acidimicrobiales bacterium genome. Coding sequences within it:
- a CDS encoding fibronectin type III domain-containing protein, producing MRFLHRPFGRKPTAFGAASMLVASAIALTFGHGHSPNRLDLFSGNAWLASNKRGQVVRVNGATGKPDAGVDVGKKGQLQIVQDGDFVVVRDASGNVRRIDTRNLAAGTAQSYGSAAFTVVVGGGHAYAVDQGKGEVRSLDGQTLRPQGRVVDLGGSISSIIVDDTGTAWAAVPAKGSIVSIRAARIAGTHHYGQLGDQAHLTRSGSLIVVVDETSGKVGTVGDGDVHLVATGVTGEVLAAPSDRTGPVYLVAPGARRLIKYEPNSEQVSDVRAPELAGHDLGAPQQVGGQVYLPDYSTGGLVQIDTSTGGLRARIPFLDRAGRFDLFVANGNLWANDADGSQALVIDQHGNRHSISKYHDNLPGLAPAPTSVTPPSPQPVYLGGPSSGPPAPTPLPTPGPTRTGSNQPLPTLPTHQPPGTPTVTANAGDANVSATWSVATNGAILTGYTVTLDPAPPKGSAVRRVAATSASTSFAHLKNGTTYTVTVVANTSSGDSPAGQSAPVTPRAGVPHKPVIQQAAAGDGAIHVTWSQPTGSTTEPASAVTGYTLTATPAAGGSGSVTATASTSPAAIANLANGTAYRVTITANAANGTSATSDPSAAVTPIGKPAAPTVTATASKPNGNTASVTLQIRASGNGGSPITKYRLTGAGTPNVVAAGPKGNANLRVTVAAGQKYTWTASAVNAAGQGPAGSASANVDQPGPAPGTTITIGFKGRGFSWIGPRTGQKWASGGGTHVYYNYFQMNGGASTVNWLGGCRAAGNNSQHTGASWTASIPSAGRWKIEVRVPGGANDPRGDTGLVNGTRYTLPNGSSVVTGGGPGWLNLGTVKLGAGSNTVRVSDNNTIFNCSGQNVAVYLAISDARFVYVGS
- the pgl gene encoding 6-phosphogluconolactonase — its product is MGLPGDVEVTDDVPGAFAARVVRAFQSRPSDPFTIALSGGTTARRCYERLATDGATAIDWWKVDFYWGDERCVPHDDPDSNYRLAREALLDRVGAANATHLMRCGDGPDDYQLRIGALGQLDFIHLGVGPDGHTASLFPHSTGLEADPGRLVTMNDDPFGHNPHPRMTLTFGGIARGRVVVLTVEGEEKAAALGRISAGEDLPAARVRADRVLWLVDPAAAARL